A single region of the Bacillus cereus genome encodes:
- a CDS encoding TetR/AcrR family transcriptional regulator, translated as MSEKIIVDVKNLTTKGLETREKLLCAAEKVFGSKGYYEASIVNITQEANVAHGTFYNYFPTKKDIFDELILKFNRELRLIIKEEMKGISSYEEAQRRGFQAFFRWVKDRPNLYNIVQQAVVVDDNLYRWYYAKLANGFLKSLSAGMEAGEFKRLDKETIAYCLMSIGQFLGMRWGYWEEKDVPEDVFEAAMSLIFEGLRKR; from the coding sequence GTGTCAGAAAAAATAATAGTGGATGTAAAAAACTTAACAACAAAAGGACTTGAAACGAGAGAAAAGTTATTGTGTGCTGCAGAAAAAGTATTTGGTAGTAAAGGATATTATGAGGCTTCTATTGTGAATATTACGCAAGAAGCAAATGTGGCACATGGAACATTTTATAATTATTTTCCAACTAAAAAAGATATATTTGATGAATTAATTCTTAAGTTTAACCGTGAGTTACGCTTAATTATTAAAGAAGAAATGAAGGGGATATCAAGTTATGAAGAGGCACAAAGAAGAGGTTTTCAGGCCTTTTTTCGATGGGTGAAAGATCGTCCTAATCTATATAACATTGTACAACAGGCGGTAGTTGTTGATGATAATTTATATAGATGGTATTATGCAAAGCTAGCAAATGGATTTTTAAAAAGTTTATCGGCTGGCATGGAAGCGGGAGAATTTAAACGACTTGATAAAGAAACAATTGCGTATTGTCTTATGTCAATTGGTCAATTTTTAGGAATGCGATGGGGCTATTGGGAAGAGAAAGATGTTCCGGAAGATGTATTTGAAGCAGCGATGTCATTAATATTTGAAGGATTGAGAAAGAGATAA